A region of Pongo pygmaeus isolate AG05252 chromosome 15, NHGRI_mPonPyg2-v2.0_pri, whole genome shotgun sequence DNA encodes the following proteins:
- the LOC129012347 gene encoding uncharacterized protein LOC129012347 yields MLLNIWQNLQIATTQRLEEKIQKLQKQLSDLKLSNKNMKTQLTRVNVLKDKTIEELRQSLANVETMKEKANVETMKEKAVVKTENLKTTLDSAEQKARSDKEKTQQMLDAVTSELPTAKSTPEEVSGQEQEVFSK; encoded by the exons ATGTTATTGAATATTTGGCAGAATTTGCAGATTGCTACAACGCAAAGATTGGAGGAGAAAATTCAGAAACTTCAGAAACAGCTCAGTGATTTgaaattgtcaaataaaaatatgaaaactcagCTGACAAGAGTAAATGTCCTTAAA GACAAAACAATTGAAGAGCTCAGGCAATCTTTAGCAAATGTTGAAACGATGAAAGAGAAGGCAAATGTTGAAACGATGAAAGAGAAGGCAGTTGTGAAAACAGAAAACTTGAAAACTACATTAGACTCTGCAGAGCAAAAGGCAAGGTCAGACAAAGAGAAGACCCAGCAGATGTTAGATGCTGTCACTTCTGAGCTCCCCACAGCAAAGAGCACACCTGAAGAAGTATCAGGACAAGAACAAGAGGttttttcaaaatag